The Clostridium sporogenes genome contains a region encoding:
- a CDS encoding SDR family oxidoreductase, with the protein MNEDLNFINSFPKSVPGQEQPKQPGIEAIMNPKPIFDNPNYKASGKLTNKVSLITGGDSGIGRAVSIAFAKEGADISIVYFDEHEDAKETQAIIESLGRKCLLISGDITDDNFCIDAINQTINTFNKLDILVNNAAVQYIQNSIEDITKEQLEKTFKTNIFSMFYLVKAALPHLNRGASIINTTSITAYKGNEILIDYSSSKGAIVSFTRSLALSLWNKGIRVNAVAPGPIWTPLIPSSFDTNYVETFGSKTTMGRPGQPVELAPTYVYLASNECSSFISGEVIHINGGEIING; encoded by the coding sequence ATGAATGAAGATTTGAATTTTATAAACAGTTTTCCTAAATCTGTACCTGGTCAAGAACAACCAAAACAACCTGGTATAGAAGCTATTATGAATCCCAAACCTATTTTTGACAATCCTAACTACAAAGCTTCTGGAAAGCTTACGAATAAAGTTTCCTTAATTACAGGTGGCGATAGTGGTATTGGTAGAGCTGTATCTATAGCCTTTGCTAAAGAAGGAGCTGATATTTCCATTGTGTACTTTGATGAACATGAAGATGCAAAGGAAACTCAAGCTATAATAGAAAGTTTAGGTAGAAAGTGTTTATTAATTTCTGGAGATATTACGGATGATAATTTTTGCATAGATGCTATAAATCAAACTATAAATACTTTTAATAAACTAGATATTTTAGTAAATAATGCAGCTGTTCAATACATTCAAAATAGTATAGAAGATATAACAAAAGAACAATTAGAAAAAACCTTTAAAACTAATATATTCAGTATGTTTTATTTAGTAAAGGCAGCTTTACCTCATTTAAATAGAGGTGCTTCCATTATAAATACAACATCTATAACAGCCTACAAAGGTAATGAAATTCTAATTGATTATTCTTCTAGTAAGGGTGCAATTGTAAGTTTTACTCGTTCTTTAGCATTATCTTTATGGAATAAAGGTATAAGAGTTAATGCTGTAGCACCTGGGCCTATTTGGACTCCTCTTATACCATCTTCCTTTGATACTAATTATGTAGAAACCTTTGGTTCTAAAACAACTATGGGAAGACCCGGTCAACCAGTAGAATTAGCCCCAACCTATGTATACTTGGCCTCTAATGAATGTTCCTCCTTTATATCTGGTGAAGTAATACATATAAATGGAGGGGAAATCATAAATGGGTAA
- a CDS encoding NCS2 family permease, giving the protein MKNKLNSLFNLKEYNTTVKGEILAGLTSFFAIVYIIAVNASILYDAGLPLEGAIIATVLSSFVGCILVGFISNVPLILVPGMGVNALFSYTIVGSMGLSWQQALAAVFVSGIVFSIIAFTKFSKTLTESIPISLKEAITVGIGILITFIGLQKSGIVIGSKTTFVALGYFNNPIMYVTFINLIITLILFIKSVPGNFLISMIVGTIISYFFGLLDIAKLTFSNFSLGAYKELFFKMDFSSITSITFWIAVFSLTLVLVFENLGLLHAHINVMLKEENKFKTSFEVCSLSAITCGFLGTSPTVATIETAAAITAGGKTGLTSIFTGILFLLSLFLLPIIKIIPNSAISPILIVIGGLMIKNVLNIDFNDFSEGFPAFLIIVMIPLTFSIVDGMGFGFIAYPIVKLSGRKSKEISYAMYIISIMFLLNFILHAVS; this is encoded by the coding sequence GTGAAAAATAAATTAAACAGTTTATTCAATCTTAAAGAGTATAACACTACAGTTAAAGGAGAAATATTAGCAGGTCTCACCTCATTTTTTGCAATTGTGTATATAATTGCTGTAAATGCATCCATATTATATGATGCAGGGCTACCTTTAGAAGGTGCAATAATAGCTACCGTATTATCTTCCTTTGTAGGATGTATATTGGTAGGATTTATAAGTAATGTTCCACTAATTTTAGTTCCAGGCATGGGAGTTAATGCTCTTTTTTCCTATACCATTGTAGGTTCTATGGGGCTTTCATGGCAGCAAGCATTAGCAGCGGTATTTGTATCAGGAATTGTATTTTCTATAATAGCCTTTACAAAGTTTTCTAAAACCCTTACAGAATCAATCCCAATTTCCTTAAAGGAAGCTATAACTGTGGGAATTGGGATTTTAATTACATTTATAGGATTACAGAAAAGTGGAATTGTAATAGGAAGTAAGACAACTTTTGTTGCATTAGGATATTTTAATAATCCAATAATGTATGTAACTTTTATTAATTTAATAATTACATTAATATTATTTATAAAAAGTGTGCCAGGAAATTTTTTAATAAGCATGATAGTTGGAACGATTATATCATATTTTTTTGGACTTTTAGATATAGCAAAGCTTACTTTTTCAAATTTTTCATTAGGTGCTTATAAAGAGCTTTTCTTTAAAATGGATTTTAGTAGTATTACTTCTATAACCTTTTGGATAGCAGTATTTTCATTAACACTAGTGCTTGTATTTGAAAATTTAGGGCTTTTACATGCTCATATAAATGTTATGTTAAAGGAAGAGAATAAATTTAAAACTTCTTTTGAGGTCTGTTCATTATCTGCTATTACTTGTGGATTCTTGGGAACAAGTCCTACAGTAGCTACTATAGAAACTGCAGCTGCCATAACAGCAGGAGGAAAAACTGGGTTAACATCTATTTTTACAGGAATTTTATTTTTATTATCCCTATTTTTACTTCCAATTATAAAAATTATACCTAATAGTGCTATTTCCCCTATACTCATTGTTATAGGAGGATTAATGATAAAAAATGTATTAAATATTGATTTTAATGATTTTTCAGAAGGATTCCCTGCTTTTTTAATTATAGTTATGATTCCACTAACTTTTAGTATTGTAGATGGTATGGGCTTTGGATTTATTGCTTATCCAATTGTAAAGTTATCAGGGAGAAAATCAAAGGAGATTTCTTATGCAATGTATATAATTTCAATTATGTTCTTGTTAAACTTTATATTACATGCAGTAAGTTGA
- a CDS encoding methyl-accepting chemotaxis protein: protein MKSIKSKVLFIISIVCIVSVALCSSVSYYFSYKAIMKESTNKVSMASQKYSEIIEGWLLTKTKFIDSMVVDVEYNNKYDINYLKKYFREQAKGNKDIICIYAGFNDNKFASSDGWVPSADYNCSEKDWYKEIIRKNGISYSSPYIDETVNKMVVTIGKPIKSSGKVIGVLAIDISLEDLKNIVQKATPVENSYGFLLDANNDFVVHSNKDFQPNEEKKFNVTQVMNGSLKDIGSLDSSNNKVLMLKDYDKKEKVFARTMIPSAKWSIGFSVPLSEFKKPLNNIIIAFISITILCLIGATLFAIYSAKKISNPILKITDLVNETKNLSLKDNDNYDYINSYKDEIGIIGKAVIYLREELRNIIEELKISSNDVLKYSQSINEATGETVQAIEAISKTVDELAKGSVDQAKDAQNGSERLFTLAEEIKMTDESSDLVKKYSLETKKNSEKGILTMEQTIEKFKENNKVNKELGNNVEMLANKSGSIGEIISSIQSIAEQTNLLALNAAIEAARAGEAGKGFAVVAEEIRKLAEQTSTSTKEIENIVQEIQFEINKTKDNMDVSQRMVEEVNGAMNVSKRSFDNITNSIESIVEQIELLVQNVKKVDSDKDEVLSSIQGISAIAEESAASTEEVSATVEEQAASMESIAQTAENLKEIASALDVVVNKFEI from the coding sequence ATGAAAAGTATAAAATCAAAAGTCCTGTTTATTATATCTATTGTCTGTATAGTGAGTGTAGCTTTATGTTCTTCTGTAAGCTATTATTTTTCATATAAGGCAATAATGAAAGAATCAACTAATAAAGTTTCTATGGCATCACAAAAGTATTCAGAAATCATAGAAGGATGGCTTTTAACAAAGACAAAGTTTATAGATTCTATGGTAGTAGATGTTGAATATAATAATAAATATGATATTAATTATTTAAAGAAATATTTTAGAGAGCAAGCTAAAGGAAATAAAGATATTATATGTATATACGCAGGGTTTAATGATAATAAATTTGCATCTAGTGATGGATGGGTTCCATCAGCAGATTATAATTGTTCTGAAAAGGATTGGTATAAAGAGATCATACGAAAAAATGGTATATCTTATTCTTCACCCTACATAGATGAAACAGTAAATAAGATGGTAGTAACTATAGGAAAACCTATTAAAAGCTCTGGGAAAGTAATAGGTGTTTTAGCTATAGATATAAGTTTAGAGGATCTTAAAAATATAGTTCAAAAAGCTACACCTGTAGAGAATAGTTATGGATTTTTATTAGATGCAAATAATGATTTTGTAGTTCATTCAAATAAAGATTTTCAACCTAATGAAGAAAAGAAATTTAATGTAACTCAGGTTATGAATGGATCTTTAAAAGACATAGGTTCCTTAGATTCAAGTAATAATAAAGTCTTAATGTTAAAAGATTATGATAAAAAAGAGAAAGTTTTTGCAAGGACAATGATACCATCAGCTAAATGGTCTATAGGGTTTTCAGTGCCCTTATCAGAGTTTAAAAAACCTTTAAATAATATAATAATTGCATTTATATCAATTACAATCTTATGTTTAATAGGGGCCACATTATTTGCAATATATTCAGCTAAAAAAATATCTAATCCTATTTTAAAAATAACTGATTTAGTAAATGAAACCAAGAATTTAAGTTTAAAAGATAATGACAACTATGACTATATAAATTCATATAAAGATGAAATAGGAATCATTGGGAAGGCAGTTATTTATCTAAGGGAAGAATTAAGAAATATTATAGAAGAATTAAAAATTTCTTCTAATGATGTTTTAAAGTATTCACAATCAATAAATGAAGCTACAGGAGAAACAGTACAAGCTATAGAGGCTATATCAAAAACTGTAGATGAGCTAGCCAAGGGTTCTGTGGATCAAGCTAAGGATGCACAAAATGGTTCTGAAAGATTATTTACCTTAGCAGAAGAAATTAAAATGACAGATGAAAGTTCAGATTTAGTAAAAAAATATTCTTTAGAAACAAAAAAAAATAGCGAAAAAGGTATATTAACTATGGAACAAACTATAGAAAAATTTAAGGAAAACAATAAGGTAAATAAAGAATTAGGAAATAATGTAGAGATGTTAGCAAATAAGTCTGGCTCTATAGGAGAAATAATAAGTTCTATCCAATCCATTGCAGAACAAACAAATTTATTAGCCTTAAATGCAGCTATAGAAGCGGCGAGGGCAGGGGAAGCAGGAAAAGGCTTTGCAGTAGTAGCAGAAGAAATAAGAAAACTCGCAGAACAAACATCTACTTCAACTAAAGAAATAGAGAATATAGTGCAGGAAATACAATTTGAAATCAATAAAACAAAGGATAACATGGATGTATCTCAAAGGATGGTAGAAGAAGTAAATGGAGCTATGAATGTATCTAAGAGATCCTTTGATAACATCACAAATTCCATAGAAAGTATAGTAGAACAAATAGAATTATTGGTACAAAATGTTAAAAAGGTAGATTCAGATAAAGATGAAGTTTTATCATCTATCCAAGGTATATCTGCTATAGCGGAGGAATCTGCAGCATCCACAGAGGAAGTATCCGCTACCGTTGAAGAGCAGGCAGCTTCTATGGAAAGCATAGCCCAAACAGCAGAAAATTTAAAAGAAATAGCAAGTGCTTTAGATGTTGTGGTAAATAAATTTGAAATATAA
- a CDS encoding DUF975 family protein, whose amino-acid sequence MEEKTILSNSQIKSKAKEALKGNWGTAVITFIIFNIVMYSVTYVYNINQISNYIHDPYLIRENTGFGASGIIFFIKLLLAGPMTYGITRFSMNLVRDNSHKIENIFEGFKHFSGTFIMNIVLGIYSFLWSLLLFIPFFVIIFVMVIREFSKTNMNFYSNGNDFSGWMIAIFILLIIVLTVALSMILFRYAMTYYIYIDNPDMGAMKAIKESVAMMKGNKTRLLLLYLSFILWYLLAIITIGIAFLWITPYIKSAEAVFYDELKNNNECNVEEVISTL is encoded by the coding sequence ATGGAAGAAAAGACGATATTATCTAATTCCCAAATAAAATCTAAAGCTAAAGAAGCCTTAAAGGGTAACTGGGGTACAGCAGTTATTACATTCATTATATTTAATATAGTAATGTATTCTGTAACTTATGTATATAATATAAATCAAATTTCAAATTATATACATGATCCTTATTTAATTAGAGAGAATACAGGCTTTGGAGCATCTGGTATTATATTTTTTATAAAATTGCTTTTAGCAGGTCCTATGACCTATGGAATAACTAGATTTTCTATGAATTTAGTTAGAGATAATAGCCATAAAATAGAAAATATATTTGAAGGGTTTAAACATTTTAGTGGAACTTTCATTATGAATATAGTTCTAGGTATATACAGTTTTTTATGGTCATTATTGCTTTTTATACCTTTTTTCGTAATTATTTTTGTTATGGTAATTAGAGAATTTTCAAAAACTAATATGAATTTTTATAGTAATGGCAATGATTTTAGTGGATGGATGATAGCAATTTTTATACTTTTAATTATAGTTTTAACTGTGGCCTTATCAATGATTTTATTTAGATATGCTATGACTTATTATATCTATATTGATAATCCTGATATGGGAGCTATGAAAGCAATTAAGGAAAGTGTTGCTATGATGAAAGGAAACAAGACAAGATTACTTTTATTATATTTAAGTTTCATATTGTGGTATTTATTAGCAATTATAACTATAGGTATTGCATTTTTATGGATAACTCCTTATATAAAATCTGCTGAAGCTGTTTTTTATGATGAGCTAAAGAATAATAATGAATGTAATGTTGAAGAAGTAATAAGTACATTATAA
- a CDS encoding methyl-accepting chemotaxis protein, with the protein MRIFKENTIEKEIIKISQDFRNENVHALDEVEKSTSKNKIVRFTAGIAKIVRVISPKVKKMINGILSITTRISTFSVNLDYSGEHLKKSADKLYNSSEVLNSSIKEVKEAMQQITLAIEDDAEAVEYISSGNIELIKHMDENKKNLGLVKNVNKELEFKAQSMEKDMTELNCILENMKTIVTGMSEIASKTNLLALNASIEAARAGEAGKGFAVVAEEVRKLSESTSKQLEKMEEFVNNIGTCSTNSSKSVKDTIESIDKLGEYTEAISASSSKVRESIDTEVKSIELLAASMEEINASSEEINSNMDIIGENVQEVSNEAAVLSEKSLEIKYLADEMDKIDDEMSNLAKLSGDITGENHFKITNKDFIVAINNAIKAHENWVEQLQNMAMENKIKPIQTDGQKCGFGHFYNSVMPRHEGIKEIWIKIDNIHKELHKVGEVVKNNIKDENTEKAKENSKKATQLSQTIINMLSNIKSIATEVDKEGNLVL; encoded by the coding sequence TTGAGAATATTTAAAGAGAATACCATTGAAAAGGAAATAATAAAAATATCACAGGATTTTCGTAATGAAAATGTACATGCTTTAGATGAAGTAGAAAAGTCTACAAGTAAAAATAAAATAGTAAGATTTACTGCGGGTATAGCTAAAATAGTACGAGTTATATCTCCTAAGGTAAAAAAAATGATAAATGGAATATTATCAATTACTACTAGAATAAGTACATTCTCTGTGAACTTAGATTATTCTGGAGAGCATCTTAAAAAATCAGCGGATAAATTATATAATTCTTCTGAAGTTTTAAACTCATCTATTAAAGAAGTAAAAGAGGCTATGCAGCAGATAACCTTAGCTATTGAAGATGACGCAGAAGCCGTTGAGTACATAAGTAGTGGTAATATAGAATTAATAAAACATATGGATGAAAATAAAAAGAATTTAGGACTTGTAAAAAATGTAAATAAAGAATTGGAATTTAAAGCTCAATCTATGGAAAAAGATATGACAGAGTTAAATTGTATATTAGAAAATATGAAAACTATAGTTACTGGTATGAGTGAAATAGCATCAAAAACTAATCTATTAGCTCTAAATGCTAGTATAGAAGCTGCAAGAGCAGGAGAAGCTGGAAAAGGTTTCGCTGTGGTAGCAGAGGAGGTTAGAAAGCTCTCTGAAAGTACATCAAAGCAATTAGAAAAGATGGAGGAGTTTGTTAATAATATAGGCACTTGTTCTACTAATAGTAGTAAAAGTGTAAAGGATACAATAGAAAGTATAGATAAATTAGGAGAATATACAGAAGCTATATCTGCATCATCGTCTAAAGTTAGAGAATCTATAGATACTGAAGTAAAGAGCATAGAACTTTTAGCTGCAAGTATGGAAGAAATAAATGCTTCTAGTGAAGAGATAAATAGTAATATGGATATTATAGGTGAAAATGTACAAGAAGTAAGTAATGAAGCTGCTGTTTTAAGTGAGAAATCTTTAGAAATAAAATATCTAGCAGATGAAATGGATAAAATAGATGATGAAATGTCTAATTTGGCTAAACTAAGTGGGGATATAACTGGGGAAAATCACTTTAAGATTACAAATAAAGATTTTATTGTGGCCATAAATAATGCTATAAAGGCCCATGAAAATTGGGTAGAACAGCTCCAAAATATGGCTATGGAAAATAAAATAAAGCCAATACAAACGGATGGACAAAAATGTGGATTTGGCCATTTCTATAATTCTGTCATGCCAAGACATGAGGGAATAAAAGAAATTTGGATTAAAATAGATAATATACATAAAGAGTTACATAAAGTAGGGGAAGTTGTAAAAAACAATATAAAGGATGAAAACACAGAGAAGGCTAAAGAAAATAGTAAAAAAGCTACACAGTTGTCACAAACAATTATAAATATGTTGTCCAATATAAAATCCATTGCCACAGAAGTTGATAAAGAGGGTAATTTGGTTCTGTAA
- a CDS encoding sigma-54-dependent Fis family transcriptional regulator, with amino-acid sequence MQDYLKFIHNAWEKFIETEYIDNKVRPEIAESWKRCRNYGVEHMNGRGSSRNKVSVELKVQENAELISVAKPIMKGIYNIVEGSDFAIILSDNDGYIIEVIGDKDIMKRVDELNFVKGALWTEEAVGTNAIGTALYLDKPIQTIGAEHFCINQHSWTCSACPIHDECGNIIGCLNMSGNCYNAHSHTLGIVTASAQAIEKQLALTMSYNLINITFDSISEGMIILDKNLNIKRLNHRAEEILFISSEYALGMNIDSILKNISIKEILKESYKSYSNIEEDFYIKDNRIKCSINAVPIKANGEVTGVVITFREATLVHKLVNKVIGYKATYTFNNILTANDKMIQMIEMAKKAAKSQCNILIEGESGTGKEVIAQSIHNYSMREEGPFVAVNCASIPRELVESELFGYERGAFTGASKEGHPGKFELADGGTIFLDELGELPLDIQSKLLRVLDNNKIIRVGGTYEKQLNVRVIGATNRNLKKEMKKKNFREDLYYRLGVINIKILPLRYRKEDIEVLVNSFVRNLNQKNLQQNKRIKKSYIDKLKDYDWPGNVRELRNVVERDYYLSDINTISPYYIEENIFKEINNENQDINIIPMERLEKENIENAIEKCDGNLAKAAKLLNIGRSTLYRKIKKYNIK; translated from the coding sequence GTGCAGGATTACTTAAAATTTATACATAATGCGTGGGAAAAATTTATTGAAACTGAATATATAGATAATAAAGTAAGGCCTGAAATAGCAGAATCATGGAAAAGATGTAGAAATTATGGCGTAGAACATATGAATGGTCGTGGAAGTAGTAGAAATAAGGTTTCAGTAGAACTTAAGGTCCAAGAAAATGCAGAATTAATTTCAGTGGCAAAACCTATAATGAAAGGTATATATAATATTGTTGAAGGTTCTGATTTTGCAATAATATTATCAGATAATGATGGATACATAATTGAAGTAATTGGAGATAAAGACATAATGAAGAGGGTAGATGAATTGAATTTTGTAAAGGGGGCTCTTTGGACTGAAGAAGCCGTTGGAACAAATGCCATAGGTACAGCTCTTTATTTAGATAAACCTATACAAACTATTGGTGCAGAACATTTTTGTATAAATCAACATTCCTGGACTTGTTCAGCCTGTCCTATTCATGATGAATGTGGGAATATAATAGGATGTTTAAATATGTCTGGGAATTGTTATAATGCTCATTCTCATACACTTGGTATTGTGACAGCCTCTGCACAAGCTATAGAAAAACAACTAGCTCTAACTATGTCTTATAACCTTATAAATATAACCTTTGATTCTATTTCTGAGGGTATGATTATTTTAGATAAAAATTTAAATATAAAAAGATTAAATCATAGGGCTGAAGAAATTTTATTTATAAGTAGTGAATATGCTTTAGGTATGAATATTGATAGCATATTAAAAAATATTAGTATTAAAGAAATTTTAAAAGAAAGTTATAAAAGTTATAGTAACATAGAGGAAGATTTCTATATAAAAGATAATAGAATTAAATGTAGTATAAATGCAGTTCCAATAAAAGCTAATGGGGAAGTTACAGGCGTTGTTATAACTTTTAGAGAGGCGACTTTAGTTCATAAATTAGTTAATAAAGTAATAGGATATAAAGCCACTTATACTTTTAATAATATATTAACTGCAAATGATAAAATGATCCAAATGATCGAAATGGCTAAGAAAGCTGCTAAAAGTCAGTGCAATATACTTATTGAAGGAGAAAGTGGTACGGGAAAAGAAGTAATTGCCCAATCCATACATAATTATAGTATGAGAGAAGAAGGTCCTTTTGTAGCTGTAAATTGTGCATCTATACCTAGAGAACTTGTTGAAAGTGAACTTTTTGGATATGAAAGAGGGGCTTTTACTGGGGCTTCAAAGGAAGGGCATCCTGGAAAATTTGAGTTAGCAGATGGAGGTACGATATTTTTGGATGAGCTAGGAGAATTACCCTTAGATATACAATCAAAATTATTAAGAGTATTAGATAACAATAAGATTATAAGAGTAGGAGGAACCTATGAAAAACAATTAAATGTAAGGGTTATAGGAGCAACTAATAGAAATTTAAAGAAAGAGATGAAAAAGAAAAACTTTAGAGAGGATCTTTATTATAGATTAGGTGTAATAAACATAAAAATATTACCACTAAGATATAGAAAAGAGGATATAGAAGTTTTGGTTAATAGTTTTGTAAGAAATCTTAACCAAAAAAATTTACAACAAAATAAAAGAATTAAAAAATCATATATAGATAAATTAAAGGATTATGATTGGCCAGGTAATGTAAGAGAGCTTAGAAATGTGGTGGAAAGAGATTATTATTTAAGTGATATAAATACTATTTCACCCTACTATATTGAAGAAAATATATTTAAAGAAATAAATAATGAAAATCAAGATATAAATATTATTCCTATGGAAAGATTAGAAAAAGAAAATATTGAAAATGCTATAGAAAAGTGTGATGGAAACTTAGCTAAAGCTGCAAAACTATTAAATATTGGTCGGTCTACACTATATAGAAAAATAAAAAAATATAATATAAAATGA
- a CDS encoding hemerythrin domain-containing protein, with protein MNSIELMVNEHKNIKRMLAVIRKYCFKVLKNQQLDYNDFYRIIDFVRNYADKHHHGKEEDYLFNRMIEEIKGPTEKLVKHGMLVEHDLGRLYMQNLEKALKALENGEEEAKIDIIANAVSYTDLLYRHIEKEDDVVYKFAERNLSKETLKKLDEDCKRIEKEAKEKGIQDKYINLIYELEEKVK; from the coding sequence ATGAATTCAATTGAACTTATGGTAAATGAGCATAAGAACATAAAGCGTATGTTAGCAGTTATAAGAAAGTATTGCTTTAAAGTATTAAAAAATCAACAGTTAGATTATAATGATTTTTATAGAATCATTGATTTTGTAAGAAATTATGCAGATAAGCATCATCATGGAAAGGAAGAAGATTATTTATTTAATAGAATGATTGAGGAAATTAAAGGACCTACAGAAAAGTTAGTGAAACATGGTATGTTAGTAGAACATGATCTTGGAAGATTATATATGCAAAATTTAGAAAAGGCTCTTAAAGCTTTAGAAAATGGTGAAGAAGAAGCTAAAATAGATATAATAGCTAATGCGGTTTCATATACAGATTTATTATATAGACATATAGAAAAAGAGGATGATGTAGTTTACAAATTTGCAGAAAGAAATCTATCTAAAGAGACTTTAAAAAAATTAGATGAGGACTGTAAAAGAATTGAAAAGGAAGCTAAAGAAAAAGGTATACAAGATAAATATATAAATCTTATTTATGAACTTGAAGAAAAGGTTAAATAA
- the alr gene encoding alanine racemase: protein MFKNHRPVWEEVNLDNLSYNMKNIKKKVKCKEIFAVVKANGYGHGAVDIASTLLENGATRLSVACLSEAIELREGGITRPINILGITPSTLFQDIINYNIEPVVFSYDYAYQLSKAACQKNRIVKTHIAVDTGMGRLGFDPIVESLEEIKKIQNLSNIKIEGLCSHFSSSDEKDKSYSEYQFNKFQYFRKKLIEMNIKIPIHHMANSAAIIDLPNTYLDGVRAGIILYGYYPSTEVNKENLNIKQVMTLKANIVHIKTMDSGKYVGYNRKFKTKRKSRIAILPLGYGDGYTRFLSNRGKVIINGQYAPIIGNICMDQCMIDVTDIKEVKVGDEAIIIGKDYINNLKYDAEDISSQVGMTSGEIMSIISKRVPRVYIKNGNIIKVKNYIA from the coding sequence ATGTTTAAAAATCATAGGCCGGTTTGGGAAGAAGTAAACTTAGACAATCTATCTTATAATATGAAAAATATTAAAAAGAAAGTTAAATGTAAAGAAATTTTTGCAGTTGTAAAGGCTAACGGTTATGGCCATGGGGCGGTAGATATAGCTTCAACCTTACTTGAAAACGGTGCAACTAGACTTTCAGTTGCTTGTCTTAGTGAAGCTATTGAACTTAGAGAAGGCGGTATAACTCGTCCTATTAATATTTTAGGGATTACTCCTTCAACCTTATTTCAGGATATAATAAACTATAATATTGAACCAGTTGTTTTTTCTTATGATTATGCATACCAATTATCAAAAGCAGCTTGCCAGAAAAACAGGATAGTAAAGACACATATTGCAGTTGATACTGGAATGGGAAGGCTAGGATTTGATCCTATAGTAGAAAGTTTAGAAGAAATAAAAAAGATACAAAATCTATCTAATATTAAAATTGAAGGACTATGTTCTCATTTTAGTAGTTCAGACGAAAAGGATAAAAGCTATTCAGAATATCAATTTAATAAGTTTCAATATTTTAGAAAAAAATTAATAGAAATGAATATTAAAATCCCTATTCATCATATGGCTAATAGTGCAGCAATTATAGATCTTCCTAATACCTATTTAGATGGAGTAAGAGCTGGAATAATATTATATGGATATTATCCTTCTACAGAGGTAAATAAAGAAAATCTGAACATTAAACAAGTAATGACCTTAAAAGCCAATATTGTGCATATAAAAACCATGGATTCAGGGAAATATGTTGGTTATAATAGAAAATTTAAAACTAAAAGGAAGAGTAGGATTGCTATTCTTCCCTTAGGATATGGAGATGGATATACTAGATTTTTATCAAATAGAGGCAAGGTTATAATAAATGGGCAATATGCTCCTATTATTGGGAACATATGTATGGATCAATGTATGATAGACGTTACAGATATTAAAGAGGTTAAAGTAGGAGATGAAGCAATAATTATTGGTAAGGATTATATTAACAATTTAAAATATGATGCAGAGGATATATCATCCCAGGTAGGCATGACTAGTGGAGAAATTATGTCTATAATAAGTAAGAGAGTGCCAAGGGTTTATATTAAAAATGGAAATATTATAAAAGTTAAAAATTATATAGCTTAA